In one Gossypium hirsutum isolate 1008001.06 chromosome D09, Gossypium_hirsutum_v2.1, whole genome shotgun sequence genomic region, the following are encoded:
- the LOC121203442 gene encoding probable aquaporin NIP7-1 isoform X4, with translation MKPLVLKMKHFYKDNHLPNVSNNNESRDDHEMGSSSMSANGDILIQNPSFHCFLQGKDLNPARAIIAEMLGTFILMFCISGIIASTKLTGGDALLEYALTAGLTIVVLIFSIGSISGAHVNPAVTIAIAAFGYFPWSRVPLYILAQILGSVLATLMGEFVYGINSDVMETQPSQGSQSAFMVELLATFIVVFVVAAVTQQSQTACFRRITESSKVLRTSNCVKKFRQHMVISNSPSIRSSIRSPDV, from the exons ATGAAACCTTTGGTCTTGAAAATGAAACATTTTTACAAAGACAACCATTTGCCTAATGTTTCCAACAACAATGAATCTAGAGATGATCACGAGATGGGTTCTAGTTCTATGTCAGCAAATGGTGATATTTTGATCCAAAACCCTTCTTTCCATTGCTTCTTACAAGGCAAAGATCTCAACCCTGCTCGCGCG ATTATAGCTGAGATGTTGGGgacatttattttgatgttttgcaTAAGTGGGATCATAGCAAGCACTAAGCTAACAGGTGGAGATGCATTGTTGGAGTATGCACTTACGGCAGGGTTAACAATTGTGGTACTTATTTTCTCTATAGGATCCATATCTGGTGCACATGTTAACCCTGCAGTCACTATAGCCATTGCAGCTTTTGGTTATTTTCCTTGGTCCAGG GTACCACTTTACATATTGGCTCAAATTCTGGGTTCTGTATTGGCAACATTAATGGGAGAATTCGTTTATGGCATAAATTCAGATGTTATGGAAACACAGCCAAGCCAAGGCTCTCAATCAGCCTTCATGGTGGAGCTCCTTGCCACTTTCATCGTCGTATTTGTTGTTGCAGCAGTGACTCAACAATCACAAACT GCCTGTTTCAGGAGGATCACTGAATCCAGCAAGGTCCTTAGGACCAGCAATTGTGTCAAGAAATTTCGACAACATATGGTTATATCTAACAGCCCCAGTATTAGGAGCAGTATTAGGAGCCCTGATGTATAA
- the LOC121203442 gene encoding probable aquaporin NIP7-1 isoform X2, translating into MKPLVLKMKHFYKDNHLPNVSNNNESRDDHEMGSSSMSANGDILIQNPSFHCFLQGKDLNPARAIIAEMLGTFILMFCISGIIASTKLTGGDALLEYALTAGLTIVVLIFSIGSISGAHVNPAVTIAIAAFGYFPWSRVPLYILAQILGSVLATLMGEFVYGINSDVMETQPSQGSQSAFMVELLATFIVVFVVAAVTQQSQTVGWSIVRVGYWNGHSACGLDFRACFRRITESSKVLRTSNCVKKFRQHMVISNSPSIRSSIRSPDV; encoded by the exons ATGAAACCTTTGGTCTTGAAAATGAAACATTTTTACAAAGACAACCATTTGCCTAATGTTTCCAACAACAATGAATCTAGAGATGATCACGAGATGGGTTCTAGTTCTATGTCAGCAAATGGTGATATTTTGATCCAAAACCCTTCTTTCCATTGCTTCTTACAAGGCAAAGATCTCAACCCTGCTCGCGCG ATTATAGCTGAGATGTTGGGgacatttattttgatgttttgcaTAAGTGGGATCATAGCAAGCACTAAGCTAACAGGTGGAGATGCATTGTTGGAGTATGCACTTACGGCAGGGTTAACAATTGTGGTACTTATTTTCTCTATAGGATCCATATCTGGTGCACATGTTAACCCTGCAGTCACTATAGCCATTGCAGCTTTTGGTTATTTTCCTTGGTCCAGG GTACCACTTTACATATTGGCTCAAATTCTGGGTTCTGTATTGGCAACATTAATGGGAGAATTCGTTTATGGCATAAATTCAGATGTTATGGAAACACAGCCAAGCCAAGGCTCTCAATCAGCCTTCATGGTGGAGCTCCTTGCCACTTTCATCGTCGTATTTGTTGTTGCAGCAGTGACTCAACAATCACAAACTGTAG GTTGGTCAATTGTCCGGGTTGGTTATTGGAATGGCCATTCCGCTTGCGGTCTTGATTTCAGG GCCTGTTTCAGGAGGATCACTGAATCCAGCAAGGTCCTTAGGACCAGCAATTGTGTCAAGAAATTTCGACAACATATGGTTATATCTAACAGCCCCAGTATTAGGAGCAGTATTAGGAGCCCTGATGTATAA
- the LOC121203442 gene encoding probable aquaporin NIP7-1 isoform X3, which produces MKPLVLKMKHFYKDNHLPNVSNNNESRDDHEMGSSSMSANGDILIQNPSFHCFLQGKDLNPARAIIAEMLGTFILMFCISGIIASTKLTGGDALLEYALTAGLTIVVLIFSIGSISGAHVNPAVTIAIAAFGYFPWSRVPLYILAQILGSVLATLMGEFVYGINSDVMETQPSQGSQSAFMVELLATFIVVFVVAAVTQQSQTVGQLSGLVIGMAIPLAVLISGRITESSKVLRTSNCVKKFRQHMVISNSPSIRSSIRSPDV; this is translated from the exons ATGAAACCTTTGGTCTTGAAAATGAAACATTTTTACAAAGACAACCATTTGCCTAATGTTTCCAACAACAATGAATCTAGAGATGATCACGAGATGGGTTCTAGTTCTATGTCAGCAAATGGTGATATTTTGATCCAAAACCCTTCTTTCCATTGCTTCTTACAAGGCAAAGATCTCAACCCTGCTCGCGCG ATTATAGCTGAGATGTTGGGgacatttattttgatgttttgcaTAAGTGGGATCATAGCAAGCACTAAGCTAACAGGTGGAGATGCATTGTTGGAGTATGCACTTACGGCAGGGTTAACAATTGTGGTACTTATTTTCTCTATAGGATCCATATCTGGTGCACATGTTAACCCTGCAGTCACTATAGCCATTGCAGCTTTTGGTTATTTTCCTTGGTCCAGG GTACCACTTTACATATTGGCTCAAATTCTGGGTTCTGTATTGGCAACATTAATGGGAGAATTCGTTTATGGCATAAATTCAGATGTTATGGAAACACAGCCAAGCCAAGGCTCTCAATCAGCCTTCATGGTGGAGCTCCTTGCCACTTTCATCGTCGTATTTGTTGTTGCAGCAGTGACTCAACAATCACAAACT GTTGGTCAATTGTCCGGGTTGGTTATTGGAATGGCCATTCCGCTTGCGGTCTTGATTTCAGG GAGGATCACTGAATCCAGCAAGGTCCTTAGGACCAGCAATTGTGTCAAGAAATTTCGACAACATATGGTTATATCTAACAGCCCCAGTATTAGGAGCAGTATTAGGAGCCCTGATGTATAA
- the LOC121203442 gene encoding probable aquaporin NIP7-1 isoform X1, producing MKPLVLKMKHFYKDNHLPNVSNNNESRDDHEMGSSSMSANGDILIQNPSFHCFLQGKDLNPARAIIAEMLGTFILMFCISGIIASTKLTGGDALLEYALTAGLTIVVLIFSIGSISGAHVNPAVTIAIAAFGYFPWSRVPLYILAQILGSVLATLMGEFVYGINSDVMETQPSQGSQSAFMVELLATFIVVFVVAAVTQQSQTVGQLSGLVIGMAIPLAVLISGPVSGGSLNPARSLGPAIVSRNFDNIWLYLTAPVLGAVLGALMYKFLRLQGQPCLATSSPDSDMLSHSLAFGRS from the exons ATGAAACCTTTGGTCTTGAAAATGAAACATTTTTACAAAGACAACCATTTGCCTAATGTTTCCAACAACAATGAATCTAGAGATGATCACGAGATGGGTTCTAGTTCTATGTCAGCAAATGGTGATATTTTGATCCAAAACCCTTCTTTCCATTGCTTCTTACAAGGCAAAGATCTCAACCCTGCTCGCGCG ATTATAGCTGAGATGTTGGGgacatttattttgatgttttgcaTAAGTGGGATCATAGCAAGCACTAAGCTAACAGGTGGAGATGCATTGTTGGAGTATGCACTTACGGCAGGGTTAACAATTGTGGTACTTATTTTCTCTATAGGATCCATATCTGGTGCACATGTTAACCCTGCAGTCACTATAGCCATTGCAGCTTTTGGTTATTTTCCTTGGTCCAGG GTACCACTTTACATATTGGCTCAAATTCTGGGTTCTGTATTGGCAACATTAATGGGAGAATTCGTTTATGGCATAAATTCAGATGTTATGGAAACACAGCCAAGCCAAGGCTCTCAATCAGCCTTCATGGTGGAGCTCCTTGCCACTTTCATCGTCGTATTTGTTGTTGCAGCAGTGACTCAACAATCACAAACT GTTGGTCAATTGTCCGGGTTGGTTATTGGAATGGCCATTCCGCTTGCGGTCTTGATTTCAGG GCCTGTTTCAGGAGGATCACTGAATCCAGCAAGGTCCTTAGGACCAGCAATTGTGTCAAGAAATTTCGACAACATATGGTTATATCTAACAGCCCCAGTATTAGGAGCAGTATTAGGAGCCCTGATGTATAAATTCCTGCGTCTCCAAGGCCAACCATGTCTTGCCACCTCCTCTCCCGACAGTGATATGCTGAGCCATTCCTTGGCATTTGGGAGGAGCTAA
- the LOC107941834 gene encoding NEDD8-activating enzyme E1 catalytic subunit isoform X2, with translation MADAAPPSKSRDLDKLLLRPGNLVGPTFDPGVQLRDDLQEYARVLVVGAGGLGCELLKDLALSGFKNLEVIDMDRIEVTNLNRQFLFRLEDVGKPKAEVAAKRVMERVSGVNIVPHFCRIEDKDIEFYNDFNIIALGLDSIEARSYINAVACSFLEYDSDDNPREETMKPMVDGGTEGFKGHARVIVPGVTPCFECTIWLFPPQVKFPLCTLAETPRNAAHCIEYAHLIKWDEVHSGQAFDPDNPDHMKWVYDEAVKRAELFGIPGVTYSLTQGVVKNIIPAIASTNAIISAACTLETLKIASGCSKTLSNYLTYNGVEGLHTKVTEFVKDKDCLVCGPGVLIELDTTVTLKKFIDMLEEDPRVLMTKASITYHGKNLYMQAPPVLEEMTRSNLELPLYDLMDKIPKDVLHATGTINKDDKKSSGLRKLRVVFKGIDGVADMDMAGGA, from the exons ATGGCGGATGCAGCTCCACCCAGTAAATCAAGAGACCTCGATAAGCTGCTCCTCCGACCGGGAAACCTCGTTGGCCCAACCTTCGACCCTGGCGTTCAA TTACGGGATGATTTACAAGAATATGCGAGAGTTTTGGTGGTGGGAGCTGGAGGATTGGGGtgtgagctgcttaaggatttgGCTCTCTCGGGGTTTAAAAATCTTGAGGTCATCGACATGGATCGGATTGAAGTCACCAATCTCAACCGTCAATTCCTCTTCAG GCTGGAAGATGTTGGTAAGCCGAAGGCTGAGGTTGCAGCAAAGCGTGTTATGGAAAGAGTTAGTGGCGTGAACATTGTGCCCCATTTTTGCCGAATTGAGgataaagacattgaattttatAACGACTTCAATATCATTGCCCTCGGTCTTGATTCCATTGAGGCTCGGAGCTATATTAATGCTGTGGCTTGTAGTTTCCTTG AGTATGATTCTGATGACAATCCACGTGAAGAAACAATGAAGCCTATGGTAGATGGTGGGACTGAAGGTTTCAAGGGTCATGCTAGGGTGATTGTGCCAGGGGTTACGCCATGCTTTGAGTGTACAATCTGGCTATTTCCGCCTCAAGTGAAGTTTCCTCTATGTACCTTAGCAGAAACCCCTAGAAATGCAGCTCATTGTATTGAATATGCTCACTTAATTAAATGGGATGAG GTTCACAGTGGACAGGCTTTTGATCCAGATAATCCAGATCATATGAAGTGGGTCTATGATGAG GCTGTCAAGAGAGCTGAGCTTTTCGGCATTCCAGGAGTAACTTATTCTCTTACTCAG GGTGTTGTAAAAAACATCATACCAGCGATTGCTTCCACCAATGCAATTATATCAGCCGCATGTACTTTGGAAACCTTGAAGATTGCATCAGGATGCAGTAAAACTCTATCAAACTATCTTAC GTATAATGGTGTTGAAGGTCTTCATACaaaagtgaccgaatttgtgaaGGACAAGGACTGTCTCGTCTGTGGTCCGGGTGTCCTCATTGAGCTGGACACTACAGTTACCCTAAAAAAG TTCATTGATATGCTAGAGGAGGATCCTAGGGTGCTGATGACAAAGGCGTCGATCACATATCACGGAAAGAATCTATACATGCAGGCTCCTCCTGTTTTGGAAGAGATGACCCGATCGAATCTAGAGTTACCCCTATATGATCTCATGGATAAAATCCCCAAAGACGTCCTCCATGCAACTGGTACGATCAACAAGGATGACAAAAAGTCATCTGGTTTAAGAAAATTACGAGTTGTTTTCAAGGGAATAGATGGGGTTGCAGATATGGATATGGCTGGTGGTGCATGA
- the LOC107941834 gene encoding NEDD8-activating enzyme E1 catalytic subunit isoform X1, whose protein sequence is MADAAPPSKSRDLDKLLLRPGNLVGPTFDPGVQVFFLSVLIFEGFGYFQLRDDLQEYARVLVVGAGGLGCELLKDLALSGFKNLEVIDMDRIEVTNLNRQFLFRLEDVGKPKAEVAAKRVMERVSGVNIVPHFCRIEDKDIEFYNDFNIIALGLDSIEARSYINAVACSFLEYDSDDNPREETMKPMVDGGTEGFKGHARVIVPGVTPCFECTIWLFPPQVKFPLCTLAETPRNAAHCIEYAHLIKWDEVHSGQAFDPDNPDHMKWVYDEAVKRAELFGIPGVTYSLTQGVVKNIIPAIASTNAIISAACTLETLKIASGCSKTLSNYLTYNGVEGLHTKVTEFVKDKDCLVCGPGVLIELDTTVTLKKFIDMLEEDPRVLMTKASITYHGKNLYMQAPPVLEEMTRSNLELPLYDLMDKIPKDVLHATGTINKDDKKSSGLRKLRVVFKGIDGVADMDMAGGA, encoded by the exons ATGGCGGATGCAGCTCCACCCAGTAAATCAAGAGACCTCGATAAGCTGCTCCTCCGACCGGGAAACCTCGTTGGCCCAACCTTCGACCCTGGCGTTCAA gtgtttttcctTTCAGTTCTCATTTTCGAGGGTTTTGGGTATTTTCAGTTACGGGATGATTTACAAGAATATGCGAGAGTTTTGGTGGTGGGAGCTGGAGGATTGGGGtgtgagctgcttaaggatttgGCTCTCTCGGGGTTTAAAAATCTTGAGGTCATCGACATGGATCGGATTGAAGTCACCAATCTCAACCGTCAATTCCTCTTCAG GCTGGAAGATGTTGGTAAGCCGAAGGCTGAGGTTGCAGCAAAGCGTGTTATGGAAAGAGTTAGTGGCGTGAACATTGTGCCCCATTTTTGCCGAATTGAGgataaagacattgaattttatAACGACTTCAATATCATTGCCCTCGGTCTTGATTCCATTGAGGCTCGGAGCTATATTAATGCTGTGGCTTGTAGTTTCCTTG AGTATGATTCTGATGACAATCCACGTGAAGAAACAATGAAGCCTATGGTAGATGGTGGGACTGAAGGTTTCAAGGGTCATGCTAGGGTGATTGTGCCAGGGGTTACGCCATGCTTTGAGTGTACAATCTGGCTATTTCCGCCTCAAGTGAAGTTTCCTCTATGTACCTTAGCAGAAACCCCTAGAAATGCAGCTCATTGTATTGAATATGCTCACTTAATTAAATGGGATGAG GTTCACAGTGGACAGGCTTTTGATCCAGATAATCCAGATCATATGAAGTGGGTCTATGATGAG GCTGTCAAGAGAGCTGAGCTTTTCGGCATTCCAGGAGTAACTTATTCTCTTACTCAG GGTGTTGTAAAAAACATCATACCAGCGATTGCTTCCACCAATGCAATTATATCAGCCGCATGTACTTTGGAAACCTTGAAGATTGCATCAGGATGCAGTAAAACTCTATCAAACTATCTTAC GTATAATGGTGTTGAAGGTCTTCATACaaaagtgaccgaatttgtgaaGGACAAGGACTGTCTCGTCTGTGGTCCGGGTGTCCTCATTGAGCTGGACACTACAGTTACCCTAAAAAAG TTCATTGATATGCTAGAGGAGGATCCTAGGGTGCTGATGACAAAGGCGTCGATCACATATCACGGAAAGAATCTATACATGCAGGCTCCTCCTGTTTTGGAAGAGATGACCCGATCGAATCTAGAGTTACCCCTATATGATCTCATGGATAAAATCCCCAAAGACGTCCTCCATGCAACTGGTACGATCAACAAGGATGACAAAAAGTCATCTGGTTTAAGAAAATTACGAGTTGTTTTCAAGGGAATAGATGGGGTTGCAGATATGGATATGGCTGGTGGTGCATGA
- the LOC107941837 gene encoding E3 ubiquitin-protein ligase RHF1A — MADFNSSPSPSAAAAAAACSLFEKPIALTAASCSSPASSIGGVLDDGVEDGCCICLEPFTVQDPTTVTSCRHEYHLQCILEWSQRSKECPICWQSFVLKDPASQELLDAVRIERHCRSRNTSAVATDLHHFHDSIGVEEDTFHSDDSDFDERILQHLALAASRARYIRRRERQRSSGLGPSRALFSTSPENMPGTLHIYPNSPDECQNLSHGLPQCDSLASGIPSVNISPLLPVTPSVNMVSSSTASGDKAVKPSQPQLGTPHRTSSSETVSFSESIKSKWSTASARYKETISKGTKGLKEKLLARNNSVKELSKGVQREMTAGVAKMIERLDISSKRSGDSVPDSGGTGSTSNILFKGKGVQDNVIAQNLTNNNVEFVRGLNSEAPSYPSRIMPDKLEASHPQRDH; from the exons ATGGCTGATTTCAATTCCTCTCCTTCACCTTCTGCTGCCGCTGCCGCTGCTGCTTGTTCTTTGTTCGAGAAGCCGATTGCGTTAACGGCAGCTTCATGTTCGTCGCCGGCGTCTTCTATCGGAGGAGTACTTGACGACGGTGTCGAAGACGGCTGCTGTATATGTCTCGAGCCTTTCACTGTACAAGACCCTACCACT gTTACTAGTTGCAGACACGAATATCACCTTCAGTGCATTCTTGAATG GTCACAAAGAAGCAAAGAGTGTCCAATCTGTTGGCAGTCATTTGTCCTGAAAGACCCTGCCAG CCAAGAGCTTCTAGATGCTGTCAGAATTGAAAGGCACTGCAGGTCAAGGAACACATCTGCTGTGGCCACAGATTTGCATCATTTCCATGACAGTATTGGTGTTGAGGAG GATACATTTCATTCAGATGATTCAGACTTTGATGAACGCATTTTGCAGCATCTAGCACTTGCTGCGAGCAGAGCTCGTTATATTCGCAGAAGGGAAAGACAAAGATCTTCTGGACTTGGCCCTTCTCGAGCTCTTTTTTCTACCTCTCCTGAAAACATGCCAGGCACACTGCACATATATCCAAATTCACCAGATGAATGCCAAAACTTGAGTCATGGGTTACCCCAGTGTGATTCACTGGCTTCAGGCATACCATCAGTTAATATTAGCCCTCTGTTACCTGTTACCCCGTCTGTTAATATGGTCTCTAGTTCTACTGCAAGTGGAGATAAAGCTGTTAAACCGAG TCAGCCACAACTGGGTACTCCACATCGAACAAGCTCATCTGAAACAGTCTCTTTCTCAGAGTCTATAAAATCTAAATGGTCCACTGCTTCAGCCAG ATACAAGGAAACAATTTCTAAAGGTACCAAAGGTCTCAAAGAGAAGCTTCTTGCTCGTAATAACTCTGTTAAGGAGCTCAGCAAGGGAGTGCAGCGTGAGATGACTGCTGGGGTTGCAAAAATGATTGAGCGCCTAGATATTTCATCAAAAAGATCTGGAGACTCTGTACCTGATTCTGGTGGCACAGGCAGTAcctcaaatattttatttaagggAAAGGGTGTGCAAGATAATGTTATTGCTCAGAATCTTACTAACAACAACGTAGAATTTGTACGTGGTTTAAATTCAGAGGCCCCATCTTATCCTTCTCGTATCATGCCTGACAAACTAGAAGCTTCTCACCCACAG AGGGATCACTGA
- the LOC107941820 gene encoding glucose-1-phosphate adenylyltransferase large subunit 3, chloroplastic/amyloplastic gives MTVSADGRLSLSATAQLGTTLALARRRCSRLAKFSNGELMGKKVDMTPKYQRLCNKNVKSNICMSLTTNIAGESKLRDLEMEKRDPRTVVAIILGGGAGTRLFPLTKRRAKPAVPIGGAYRLIDVPMSNCINSGINKVYILTQFNSASLNRHISRAYNFGNGINFGDGYVEILAATQTPGEAGKRWFQGTADAVRQFHWLFEDARSKEIEDVLILSGDHLYRMDYMDFVQNHRQSGADITISSLPIDDRRASDFGLMKIDKKGRILSFSEKPKGAELKAMAVDTTVLGLSKEEAEKKPYIASMGVYVFKKEILLNLLRWRFPTANDFGSEIIPASAKEFFIKAYLFNDYWEDIGTIRSFFEANLALTEHPPRFSFYDAAKPIFTSRRNLPPSKIDNCKVVDSIISHGSFLNNCFIEHSVVGIRSRINAGVHLKDTVMLGADFYETDAERAGLLSEEGVPIGIGENTKIKDCIIDKNARIGKNVVIANSEGVQEADRSSEGFYIRSGISVILKNSIIKDGFVI, from the exons ATGACGGTGTCAGCCGATGGCCGGTTATCACTCTCAGCCACCGCCCAGCTAGGTACCACCTTGGCATTGGCTAGGAGGAGATGTAGTAGGCTTGCCAAGTTTTCGAATGGCGAGTTGATGGGGAAGAAGGTTGACATGACCCCAAAATATCAAAGACTTTGTAATAAGAATGTGAAGTCAAATATTTGCATGTCACTTACTACTAATATAGCCGGGGAGTCTAAG CTAAGGGATCTAGAGATGGAGAAAAGGGACCCAAGGACAGTTGTGGCTATTATTCTAGGAGGAGGAGCCGGTACTCGCCTTTTCCCGCTCACTAAGCGACGTGCAAAGCCGGCG gtTCCAATTGGAGGTGCATACAGGTTGATTGATGTTCCAATGAGCAACTGTATTAACAGTGGGATCAACAAAGTGTACATTCTCACCCAGTTTAACTCGGCTTCGCTTAACCGGCATATCTCTCGTGCTTACAACTTCGGCAATGGGATTAACTTCGGAGATGGATACGTCGAG ATATTGGCAGCCACACAAACTCCAGGAGAGGCCGGTAAGAGATGGTTCCAAGGGACTGCAGACGCAGTTCGACAATTTCACTGGCTGTTCGAG GATGCAAGAAGTAAGGAAATCGAAGACGTGCTGATTTTATCGGGGGACCACTTATATCGAATGGACTATATGGATTTTGTTCAG AACCATAGGCAGAGCGGTGCAGACATTACCATTTCTAGCCTTCCAATAGATGATAG GCGTGCCTCGGATTTCGGTCTAATGAAGATAGACAAGAAGGGAAGGATTCTTTCGTTCAGCGAAAAGCCCAAGGGAGCAGAATTGAAAGCAATG GCAGTAGATACCACAGTTCTAGGACTTTCAAAAGAAGAGGCCGAAAAGAAACCATATATTGCCTCTATGGGAGTATACGTTTTCAAGAAGGAGATCCTTTTAAACCTTTTGAG ATGGCGTTTTCCAACTGCAAATGACTTTGGATCAGAAATAATCCCTGCCTCAGCTAAAGAGTTCTTCATTAAG GCTTATCTCTTCAATGATTATTGGGAGGATATAGGAACTATCAGGTCATTCTTTGAAGCAAACCTTGCCCTCACTGAGCAT CCACCAAGGTTTAGTTTCTATGATGCAGCAAAGCCAATATTTACGTCAAGGAGAAACTTACCCCCATCAAAAATCGACAATTGCAAAGTTGTTGATTCAATCATATCCCATGGGAGTTTCTTAAATAATTGCTTTATAGAACACAGCGTTGTTGGTATTAGATCCCGAATCAACGCTGGCGTTCACCTAAAG GATACAGTGATGCTTGGGGCAGATTTTTATGAAACCGATGCAGAGAGAGCAGGTCTTTTATCCGAGGAAGGGGTTCCCATTGGAATAGGAGAAAACACTAAAatcaa GGATTGTATCATTGATAAAAATGCCAGAATAGGGAAGAATGTAGTCATTGCCAACTCCGAG GGTGTACAAGAGGCCGATAGATCATCAGAAGGGTTCTACATACGATCAGGAATCAGTGTGATATTGAAAAACTCGATAATTAAAGATGGCTTTgttatataa
- the LOC107928463 gene encoding protein FANTASTIC FOUR 3 has translation MATIVCHQGLQSCLESQLVEPRALRLTLSSARPRELISKSCSVNPEPGGWSLLQALFNSPQSSKGVQGNENTYVHPLVKRSLSSLSEKSLELCTENLGSETGSDEVLEDDVFALSSHSSQGGNPPTWKSGQPLGGTKKAIAGDFPPPLTTISGSESLRVRSHRENGRLVIQAVKAPSNNPIFQAERSNGRLRLHLLKYSTSSIDHEEEKTADVENDNNTNNNENDDEEEQEEEYENDDNYIAEEEEPEKEEDGETATLQRSWDGRGRYYCKEGETEKQGIVKMGGYNNINSFILDLPV, from the coding sequence ATGGCGACGATTGTTTGTCACCAAGGTTTACAGTCATGTCTCGAGTCGCAGTTGGTTGAGCCGAGAGCATTGAGGCTAACGTTATCTTCGGCGAGACCACGCGAATTGATCAGTAAGTCGTGTTCCGTTAACCCTGAACCGGGCGGTTGGAGTTTACTCCAGGCTCTGTTCAATAGTCCTCAATCTTCAAAAGGGGTACAAGGGAATGAAAACACTTATGTTCATCCTTTAGTGAAACGTTCTTTGTCTAGTTTAAGTGAGAAGAGCTTGGAACTGTGTACTGAGAATTTGGGTAGTGAAACGGGGAGCGACGAGGTGTTGGAAGACGACGTGTTCGCATTGTCTTCACATAGTTCGCAAGGTGGGAATCCTCCGACATGGAAATCGGGTCAACCATTGGGGGGCACTAAGAAAGCAATTGCAGGCGATTTCCCACCACCACTGACAACGATAAGCGGATCGGAATCGCTTCGCGTTAGGTCCCACCGTGAAAACGGAAGGTTGGTGATTCAAGCTGTCAAGGCCCCATCGAACAACCCCATCTTTCAAGCTGAGCGAAGCAATGGCCGCCTTCGACTTCACCTTTTGAAATATTCCACTTCCAGCATTGACCATGAAGAAGAAAAAACAGCCGACGTGGAAAATGATAATAACACCAACAACAACGAAAACGACGACgaagaagaacaagaagaagaGTATGAAAATGATGACAACTACATAGCTGAAGAAGAGGAACCAGAGAAAGAAGAAGATGGGGAAACGGCGACTCTTCAAAGGAGCTGGGATGGCAGAGGGAGGTACTACTGTAAAGAAGGTGAAACTGAAAAACAGGGGATTGTTAAAATGGGTGGCTACAACAATATCAATAGTTTTATTCTGGATTTGCCTGTATAA